In Maridesulfovibrio sp., a single genomic region encodes these proteins:
- the rsmA gene encoding 16S rRNA (adenine(1518)-N(6)/adenine(1519)-N(6))-dimethyltransferase RsmA, whose amino-acid sequence MQINHRAKKSLGQNFLQDDNIARKIVDSLGITADDSVIEIGPGQGALTRFIREAGPASLKLIEMDRDLAPALAQEYPEAEVVQLDALKFDWSKLDPSVSWKIVGNLPYNVASKIMWDVASGCNATCVFMVQHEVGQRITAEPGSRKYGAISVWIQSFCRVVYLFKVPPTVFRPRPKVDSAVIKFFPRAADEKPVDIEGLAGFVKYCFQYRRKQLGKILKSFISDCMLEWAEKEGVALSDRPEALSPLQFQGLHKCIKNDFPS is encoded by the coding sequence GTGCAGATAAATCACAGGGCCAAGAAAAGTCTCGGCCAGAATTTTTTGCAGGATGACAATATAGCCCGCAAGATTGTGGACAGCCTCGGAATAACCGCAGATGACTCGGTAATAGAAATAGGTCCCGGACAGGGGGCCTTGACCCGTTTTATACGCGAGGCCGGACCCGCAAGTCTGAAGCTTATTGAAATGGATCGGGATCTGGCCCCGGCACTGGCTCAGGAGTATCCTGAAGCCGAGGTTGTGCAGCTGGATGCGCTGAAGTTCGATTGGTCGAAACTTGATCCTTCCGTAAGCTGGAAAATTGTGGGCAACCTGCCGTACAATGTCGCCTCGAAAATAATGTGGGATGTGGCTTCCGGGTGCAACGCCACCTGCGTTTTCATGGTTCAGCATGAGGTGGGGCAGCGCATCACCGCTGAACCGGGGTCCCGGAAATACGGGGCGATAAGTGTCTGGATTCAGAGCTTCTGCCGTGTTGTGTATCTTTTCAAGGTTCCGCCCACGGTTTTCAGGCCGCGTCCCAAAGTGGATTCGGCGGTGATAAAATTTTTCCCACGGGCCGCGGATGAAAAACCTGTTGATATTGAAGGGCTTGCGGGTTTTGTAAAATACTGTTTCCAATACCGTCGCAAACAACTCGGCAAGATACTGAAATCATTCATTTCAGATTGTATGCTGGAATGGGCGGAGAAGGAGGGCGTAGCCCTGTCTGATCGCCCCGAGGCCTTGTCACCGCTGCAATTTCAGGGGTTGCATAAATGCATTAAAAACGATTTTCCCTCTTGA